The Xanthomonas sp. CFBP 8443 genome has a window encoding:
- the bfr gene encoding bacterioferritin translates to MKGHPEVVQCLKDLLRGELAARDQYFIHSRRYEDQGLQALYERINHEMEEETEHADALLRRILFLEGDPDMRPHAFEPGRTVEDMLQKDLKVEYEVRANLAAGMKLCEEHGDYVSRDILLKQLQDTEEDHAWWLEQQLGLIKRLGMALYQTSKMGGSAVGE, encoded by the coding sequence ATGAAGGGACATCCTGAAGTTGTGCAATGCCTCAAGGACCTGCTGCGCGGCGAACTCGCCGCACGCGACCAGTATTTCATCCACTCGCGACGCTACGAGGATCAGGGCCTGCAGGCGCTGTACGAGCGCATCAACCACGAGATGGAAGAAGAGACCGAGCACGCCGACGCGCTGCTGCGGCGCATCCTGTTCCTGGAAGGCGACCCGGACATGCGCCCGCATGCGTTCGAGCCCGGGCGCACGGTCGAGGACATGCTGCAGAAGGACCTGAAGGTCGAATACGAAGTGCGCGCGAATCTCGCCGCGGGCATGAAGCTGTGCGAGGAGCACGGCGACTACGTCAGCCGCGACATCCTGCTCAAGCAGCTGCAGGACACCGAAGAAGACCACGCCTGGTGGCTGGAGCAGCAACTGGGCCTGATCAAGCGCCTGGGCATGGCGCTGTACCAGACCTCGAAGATGGGCGGGAGTGCGGTGGGGGAGTAA
- a CDS encoding penicillin acylase family protein, translating to MRSRWKQGMLWLAALALGLVLVVWLLLRGSLARLDGQVDLDGLAAPVTIQRDALGVVTIDAGNEADAMRALGYVHAQERYFQMDLMRRAAAGELSDLVGRAALGVDEHRRAHRLRARAGAQLAAFGGGHAAALQAYSAGVNRGLHTLRVRPWPYLLLFKAPRDWQPVDSVLAGEAMYFDLQGRQGDRELSLYRLQQHLPAPLFALLRHDGSSWDAALDAPARGDATLPDASQVDLRALPDAPSDGSAAEHAAPGSNNWAIAGSRSADGRAIVANDMHLQLGAPSLWFRVRLRYADAQAPGGRVDVTGFSLPGLPAVIVGSNGHVAWGFTNSYADTSDWYRLTPCAATPQPGCTAVVRHRERIKVAGGVDVALDVEDTVYGPILQHEPDGTALAQRWAAQLPGALNLGLADLARADSLASAFASAQHIATPAQNMVLADSAGRIGWRVLGALPLRGPACPSDALVHDVSAGVPAAQRCAPWPVATQHSPQRIDPADGQLWTANARVVGGEEFALLGDGGYALGARAQQIRDDLRLHPQLDERQLLAIQLDDRALLLQRWWTLLQQRDGGAATPALHALAQASKHWEGRASTDSVSYRLVRAWRLALLTRIRDGLIAPARAQLGADYAMPPLPQLEAVAWPLLQQQPPHLLPRRYGSWQALLEDAAAEVRDAPEQDAPLPQRRWGEQNTAAVCHPLARSLPGFLKRWLCMPAEPLSGDNDMPRVQRPDFGASERMVVAPGHEADGIAHMPGGQSEHPLSPFWGAGHDAWVQGQATPFLPGPARYTLTLRPPAQQ from the coding sequence ATGCGGAGCAGGTGGAAACAAGGGATGTTGTGGCTGGCGGCCTTGGCGCTCGGCCTGGTCCTGGTGGTGTGGCTGCTGCTGCGCGGCAGCCTGGCCAGGCTCGACGGCCAGGTCGATCTGGACGGGCTGGCGGCGCCGGTGACGATCCAGCGCGATGCGCTGGGCGTGGTCACCATCGACGCCGGCAACGAGGCCGATGCGATGCGCGCGCTCGGCTACGTGCATGCGCAGGAACGCTACTTCCAGATGGACCTGATGCGCCGCGCCGCCGCCGGCGAACTGTCGGACCTGGTCGGCCGCGCCGCGCTCGGGGTGGACGAGCATCGCCGTGCGCACCGCCTGCGCGCGCGCGCCGGGGCGCAACTGGCTGCCTTCGGCGGTGGCCATGCCGCGGCCCTGCAGGCCTACAGCGCCGGCGTCAATCGCGGCCTGCACACGCTGCGGGTACGGCCGTGGCCTTACCTGCTGCTGTTCAAGGCACCGCGCGACTGGCAGCCGGTGGATTCGGTGCTGGCCGGCGAGGCGATGTACTTCGACCTGCAAGGCCGCCAGGGCGACCGCGAACTGTCGCTGTACCGCCTGCAGCAGCATCTGCCGGCGCCGCTGTTCGCGCTGCTGCGCCACGACGGCAGCAGCTGGGACGCCGCCCTGGACGCTCCGGCGCGCGGCGACGCCACGCTGCCCGACGCCAGCCAAGTCGATCTGCGCGCCCTGCCCGACGCCCCCTCCGACGGCAGCGCAGCGGAGCATGCCGCGCCGGGCAGCAACAACTGGGCCATCGCCGGCAGCCGCAGCGCCGACGGCCGTGCCATCGTCGCCAACGACATGCACCTGCAACTGGGCGCGCCCAGCCTCTGGTTCCGGGTACGGCTGCGCTACGCCGACGCGCAGGCGCCAGGCGGCCGCGTGGACGTCACCGGGTTTTCGCTGCCGGGCCTGCCGGCGGTGATCGTCGGCAGCAACGGCCATGTCGCCTGGGGCTTCACCAACAGCTACGCCGACACCAGCGACTGGTACCGGCTGACGCCGTGCGCGGCCACGCCGCAGCCCGGCTGCACCGCGGTGGTCCGCCACCGCGAACGGATCAAGGTGGCCGGCGGCGTCGATGTCGCGCTGGACGTGGAAGACACCGTCTACGGCCCGATCCTGCAGCACGAGCCGGACGGCACCGCGTTGGCGCAACGCTGGGCGGCGCAGCTGCCCGGCGCATTGAACCTGGGCCTGGCCGACCTGGCCCGCGCCGATTCGCTGGCCAGCGCCTTCGCCAGTGCCCAGCACATCGCCACCCCGGCGCAGAACATGGTGCTGGCCGACAGCGCCGGGCGTATCGGTTGGCGCGTGCTCGGTGCGCTGCCGCTGCGCGGCCCGGCGTGCCCCAGCGACGCGCTGGTCCACGACGTCAGCGCAGGCGTGCCGGCGGCGCAACGCTGCGCGCCCTGGCCGGTCGCCACGCAACATTCGCCGCAGCGCATCGATCCCGCCGACGGGCAGCTGTGGACCGCCAACGCACGCGTGGTCGGCGGCGAGGAGTTCGCGCTGCTCGGCGATGGCGGCTACGCGCTGGGCGCGCGCGCGCAGCAGATCCGCGACGACCTGCGCCTGCATCCGCAGCTGGACGAGCGCCAGCTGCTGGCGATCCAGCTCGACGACCGCGCGCTACTGCTGCAACGCTGGTGGACGCTGCTGCAGCAACGCGACGGCGGCGCCGCCACGCCCGCGCTGCACGCGCTGGCGCAGGCCAGCAAGCACTGGGAAGGCCGCGCCAGCACCGATTCGGTCAGCTATCGGCTGGTGCGCGCCTGGCGCCTGGCGCTGCTGACCCGGATCCGCGATGGTCTGATCGCCCCGGCCCGCGCCCAATTGGGCGCCGACTACGCGATGCCGCCGCTGCCGCAGCTGGAAGCGGTGGCCTGGCCGCTGCTGCAGCAGCAACCACCGCATCTGCTGCCGCGCCGCTACGGCAGCTGGCAAGCGTTGCTGGAGGACGCCGCCGCCGAGGTCCGCGACGCGCCCGAGCAGGACGCGCCTTTGCCGCAACGCCGTTGGGGCGAACAGAACACCGCCGCGGTCTGCCATCCGCTGGCGCGGTCGCTGCCCGGCTTCCTGAAGCGCTGGCTGTGCATGCCGGCCGAGCCGCTGTCCGGCGACAACGACATGCCGCGGGTGCAGCGCCCGGACTTCGGCGCCTCCGAGCGCATGGTGGTGGCGCCCGGCCACGAGGCCGACGGCATCGCGCACATGCCCGGCGGCCAGAGCGAGCATCCGCTGTCGCCGTTCTGGGGCGCCGGCCACGACGCCTGGGTGCAGGGCCAGGCAACGCCGTTCCTGCCCGGCCCTGCGCGCTACACGCTGACATTACGACCGCCTGCGCAACAATGA
- the dapE gene encoding succinyl-diaminopimelate desuccinylase yields MSDVVDLTCELIARPSVTPDDAGCQALIAQRLARAGFAIERLRFGEVDNLWATHGGAGDDGPVLALLGHTDVVPPGPREAWASDPFVPQIRDGVLYGRGAADMKSGVAAFVVAAERFVAAHPDHPGRLALLLTSDEEGDALDGVRKVAETFRARGERIDWCITGEPSSTARLGDLLRVGRRGSLSATLAVKGVQGHVAYPHKARNPIHLAAPALAELVARHWDDGYESFPPTSLQISNLHAGTGANNVIPGELQVAFNLRYNPHWDAPRLEAEIAALLDRHGLDCTLRWHRSGEPFYTPEGRLRSVAREVLGAFAGAAPEESTGGGTSDARFIAPLGAQCIEVGPVNASIHQVDEHVSVADLDALPGLYLRLIERLLA; encoded by the coding sequence ATGTCCGACGTCGTCGACCTCACCTGCGAACTGATCGCCCGCCCGTCGGTGACCCCGGACGATGCCGGCTGCCAGGCGCTGATCGCGCAGCGGCTGGCGCGCGCCGGTTTCGCCATCGAGCGGCTGCGCTTCGGCGAGGTCGACAACCTCTGGGCCACCCACGGCGGCGCCGGCGACGACGGCCCGGTGCTGGCGCTGCTCGGGCATACCGATGTGGTGCCGCCGGGGCCGCGCGAGGCCTGGGCCAGCGATCCGTTCGTGCCGCAGATCCGCGACGGCGTGCTGTATGGACGCGGGGCGGCCGACATGAAGAGCGGGGTGGCCGCGTTCGTGGTCGCCGCCGAGCGGTTCGTCGCCGCGCATCCCGATCATCCCGGCAGGTTGGCGCTGTTGCTGACCTCCGACGAGGAAGGCGACGCGCTGGACGGCGTGCGCAAGGTCGCCGAGACCTTCCGTGCGCGCGGCGAGCGCATCGACTGGTGCATCACCGGCGAACCGTCGTCCACCGCGCGACTCGGCGACCTGCTGCGGGTTGGACGCCGCGGCAGCCTGTCCGCCACGCTCGCGGTCAAGGGCGTGCAGGGCCATGTGGCGTATCCGCACAAGGCACGCAATCCGATCCACCTGGCCGCGCCGGCGCTGGCCGAGCTGGTCGCGCGGCATTGGGACGACGGCTACGAGAGCTTCCCGCCGACCAGCCTGCAGATCTCCAATCTGCACGCCGGCACCGGCGCCAACAACGTGATCCCCGGCGAGCTGCAGGTGGCCTTCAACCTGCGCTACAACCCGCACTGGGACGCGCCGCGGCTGGAAGCGGAGATCGCCGCGTTGCTCGATCGCCACGGCCTGGACTGCACGCTGCGCTGGCATCGCAGCGGCGAGCCGTTCTACACCCCGGAAGGACGCCTGCGCAGCGTCGCGCGCGAGGTGCTCGGCGCCTTCGCCGGCGCGGCGCCGGAAGAGAGCACCGGCGGCGGCACCTCCGATGCGCGCTTCATCGCGCCGCTGGGCGCGCAGTGCATCGAGGTCGGTCCGGTCAACGCCAGCATCCACCAGGTGGACGAGCACGTCAGCGTCGCCGACCTGGACGCCTTGCCCGGGTTGTACCTGCGCCTGATCGAACGGTTGCTGGCGTAA
- a CDS encoding right-handed parallel beta-helix repeat-containing protein, producing MTLRRPLLALLLPLAACLSSGCATAATPASTAAATDCSVRAEPGDDLQAAVDRVPNDGKPATVCLTAGDFHVTKLLSIQRDGLRLRGQGDATVLRMQDGVQQPVIVVGDYQNERPQRPIRDVSVEQLQIVGGSAEKEFMPERPYLSNSLVVVRAGQNIRLSRLRVSKCRSACLLSEYDSRDLLIERNDVSGAIWDGVSFNRTAKVKLIDNYIHDNVAAGITTEHLEDSEIRNNRLERNGSQGVYLADARRNLFAGNQFTGNKGAGIYLACSIRQRTPEILCWDNSMSQDNTFENNTFKDNPYTYTIGVDRAANCSGADFRQNLWRKNNQADASGVDIQPERYGRCMRFE from the coding sequence ATGACGCTTCGCCGCCCCTTGCTCGCCCTGCTGTTGCCGCTCGCCGCCTGCCTGTCGAGCGGCTGCGCCACGGCGGCCACGCCCGCGTCCACCGCCGCTGCCACCGATTGCAGCGTGCGCGCGGAACCCGGCGACGACCTGCAGGCGGCGGTCGACCGCGTGCCCAACGACGGCAAGCCGGCCACCGTGTGCCTCACCGCCGGCGACTTCCACGTGACCAAGCTGCTGTCGATCCAGCGCGACGGCCTGCGCCTGCGCGGCCAGGGCGATGCCACGGTGCTGCGCATGCAGGACGGCGTGCAGCAGCCGGTCATCGTGGTCGGCGACTACCAGAACGAACGCCCGCAGCGGCCGATCCGCGACGTCAGCGTCGAGCAACTGCAGATCGTCGGCGGCAGCGCCGAGAAGGAATTCATGCCCGAGCGCCCGTACCTGAGCAACAGCCTGGTGGTGGTGCGCGCCGGCCAGAACATCCGCCTGTCCCGGCTGCGCGTGAGCAAGTGCCGCAGCGCCTGCCTGCTCAGCGAGTACGACAGCCGCGACCTGCTGATCGAGCGCAACGACGTGTCCGGCGCGATCTGGGACGGGGTCTCGTTCAACCGCACCGCCAAGGTCAAGCTGATCGACAACTACATCCACGACAACGTCGCCGCCGGCATCACCACCGAGCACCTGGAAGACAGCGAGATCCGCAACAACCGCCTGGAGCGCAACGGCAGCCAGGGCGTGTACCTGGCCGATGCGCGGCGCAACCTGTTCGCCGGCAACCAGTTCACCGGCAACAAGGGCGCCGGCATCTACCTTGCCTGCTCGATCCGCCAGCGCACTCCGGAGATCCTGTGCTGGGACAACAGCATGAGCCAGGACAACACCTTCGAGAACAACACCTTCAAGGACAACCCCTATACCTACACGATCGGCGTGGACCGCGCCGCCAACTGCAGTGGCGCGGACTTCCGCCAGAATCTGTGGCGCAAGAACAACCAGGCCGACGCCTCCGGGGTGGACATCCAGCCCGAACGCTACGGGCGCTGCATGCGCTTCGAATAA
- the parC gene encoding DNA topoisomerase IV subunit A, with protein MTDLARPAFHGFEQLPLREYAERAYLDYSMYVVLDRALPFLGDGLKPVQRRIIYAMSELGLNATAKPKKSARTVGDVIGKYHPHGDSACYEALVLMAQPFSYRYPLIEGQGNFGSTDDPKSFAAMRYTESKLTPIAEVLLGELGQGTVDWSPNFDGTMDEPTWMPARLPHLLLNGTTGIAVGMATDVPPHNLNEIVSALIRLLDDPDASVADLCEHVRGPDYPTTAEIITPAADLRAIYETGHGSVRARATFLKEHANIVVTALPYQVSPSKVIEQIAQQMRAKKLPWLEDIRDESDHANPVRVVLVPRSNRVDAEQLMGHLFATTDLERSYRVNLNVIGLDGRPQVKNLKTLLEEWLRFRSDTVVRRLNHRLEKVERRLHLLEGLLVAFLNLDEVIRIIRSEDEPKPALIARFALSEEQADYILETRLRQLARLEEMKIRGEQDALAKEREQLQAVLASKTKLKKMIKDELVADAKKFGDARRSPLVQRGAAQAIDETELVPSEPMTIVMSEKGWIRAAKGHDVDPAGLSYRDGDSLLAAVRGRSTQQVAFLDSEGRAYSTLAHTLPSARGNGEPLTGRFSPASGASFQAMTSGENDSRLVLASSHGYGFVTRFENLTSRNKAGKAMLNLTPNAKVLTPASVSNLATDRIVAVTSAGHLLAFPIADLPELDKGKGNKIIEIPKAKLGTERVVAIAAVAPGNTLLVKSGQRTMSLSFKDLDAYLGVRASRGGLLPRGWQKVDGLAVE; from the coding sequence ATGACCGATCTCGCCCGCCCCGCCTTCCATGGTTTCGAACAGCTGCCGCTGCGCGAATACGCCGAACGCGCCTATCTCGACTATTCCATGTACGTGGTGCTGGACCGCGCCCTGCCGTTCCTCGGCGACGGCCTGAAACCGGTACAGCGGCGCATCATCTACGCGATGAGCGAGCTCGGCCTGAACGCCACGGCCAAGCCGAAGAAGTCCGCGCGTACCGTGGGCGACGTGATCGGCAAGTACCACCCGCACGGCGACAGCGCCTGCTACGAGGCGCTGGTGCTGATGGCGCAGCCGTTCTCGTACCGCTACCCGCTGATCGAGGGCCAGGGCAACTTCGGCTCCACCGACGACCCGAAGTCGTTCGCGGCGATGCGCTACACCGAGTCCAAGCTGACCCCGATCGCCGAAGTGCTGCTCGGCGAGCTCGGCCAGGGCACGGTGGACTGGTCGCCGAACTTCGACGGCACCATGGACGAGCCGACCTGGATGCCGGCGCGGCTGCCGCACCTGCTGCTCAACGGCACCACCGGCATCGCCGTGGGCATGGCCACCGACGTGCCGCCGCACAACCTCAACGAGATCGTCAGCGCGCTGATCCGCCTGCTCGACGATCCCGACGCCAGCGTCGCCGACCTGTGCGAACACGTGCGCGGCCCGGACTACCCGACCACCGCCGAGATCATCACCCCGGCCGCGGACCTGCGGGCGATCTACGAGACCGGGCACGGCAGCGTGCGCGCACGCGCCACGTTCCTGAAGGAACACGCCAACATCGTGGTCACCGCGCTGCCCTACCAGGTGTCGCCGTCCAAGGTGATCGAGCAGATCGCGCAACAGATGCGCGCCAAGAAGCTGCCGTGGCTGGAGGACATCCGCGACGAGTCCGACCACGCCAACCCGGTGCGGGTGGTGCTGGTGCCGCGCTCCAACCGGGTCGATGCCGAGCAGTTGATGGGCCACCTGTTCGCCACCACCGATCTGGAGCGCAGCTACCGGGTCAACCTCAACGTGATCGGCCTGGACGGCCGCCCGCAGGTCAAGAACCTCAAGACCCTGCTGGAGGAATGGCTGCGCTTCCGCAGCGACACCGTGGTGCGCCGGCTCAACCATCGCCTGGAGAAGGTCGAGCGCCGCCTGCACCTGTTGGAAGGCCTGCTGGTCGCGTTCCTCAACCTGGACGAAGTGATCCGCATCATCCGCAGCGAGGACGAGCCCAAGCCGGCGCTGATCGCGCGCTTCGCGCTCAGCGAGGAACAGGCCGACTACATCCTGGAGACCCGCCTGCGCCAGCTGGCGCGGCTGGAGGAGATGAAGATCCGCGGCGAGCAGGACGCGCTGGCCAAGGAGCGCGAACAGTTGCAGGCGGTGCTGGCCAGCAAGACCAAGCTGAAGAAGATGATCAAGGACGAACTGGTCGCCGACGCCAAGAAGTTCGGCGACGCGCGGCGCTCGCCGCTGGTGCAGCGCGGCGCGGCGCAGGCGATCGACGAGACCGAGCTGGTGCCGAGCGAGCCGATGACCATCGTGATGTCGGAGAAGGGCTGGATCCGCGCGGCCAAGGGCCACGACGTGGACCCGGCCGGCCTGTCCTACCGCGACGGCGACAGCCTGCTGGCCGCGGTGCGCGGGCGCAGCACGCAGCAGGTGGCGTTCCTGGATTCGGAAGGGCGCGCCTATTCCACGCTGGCGCATACCCTGCCCTCGGCGCGCGGCAACGGCGAACCGCTGACCGGGCGTTTCTCGCCGGCCTCCGGCGCCTCGTTCCAGGCCATGACCAGCGGCGAGAACGACAGCCGGCTGGTGCTGGCGTCCTCGCACGGCTACGGCTTCGTCACCCGCTTCGAGAACCTGACCAGCCGCAACAAGGCCGGCAAGGCGATGCTCAACCTGACCCCGAACGCCAAGGTGCTGACGCCGGCCTCGGTGAGCAATCTCGCAACCGACCGCATCGTCGCAGTGACCAGCGCCGGCCACCTGCTGGCGTTCCCGATCGCCGACCTGCCCGAGCTGGACAAGGGCAAGGGCAACAAGATCATCGAGATCCCCAAGGCCAAGCTCGGCACCGAGCGGGTGGTGGCGATCGCCGCGGTCGCGCCGGGCAACACGCTGCTGGTGAAGAGCGGCCAGCGCACCATGTCGCTGTCGTTCAAGGACCTGGACGCCTACCTGGGCGTGCGTGCGAGTCGCGGCGGGCTGTTGCCGCGCGGCTGGCAGAAGGTGGATGGCTTGGCGGTGGAGTGA
- a CDS encoding Spx/MgsR family RNA polymerase-binding regulatory protein, which produces MSTTLYGLKNCDTCKKATKWLDRFGVTYSFVDYREHKPSPETMVEWAGKAGGFDALVNKSSTTWRQLPDNKKTPGSEAEWKLLLREYPQLIRRPVVITDDGTLSQGFSDNGFKQRFGVG; this is translated from the coding sequence ATGAGCACCACGCTGTACGGATTGAAGAACTGCGATACCTGCAAGAAGGCGACGAAGTGGCTGGACCGTTTCGGCGTGACCTACAGCTTCGTCGACTACCGCGAGCACAAGCCGAGCCCGGAGACCATGGTCGAATGGGCCGGCAAGGCCGGCGGCTTCGACGCGCTGGTCAACAAGTCCTCGACCACCTGGCGCCAGCTGCCGGACAACAAGAAGACGCCCGGGTCCGAGGCCGAATGGAAGCTGCTGCTGCGCGAATACCCGCAGCTGATCCGGCGGCCGGTGGTGATCACCGACGATGGCACGCTGAGCCAGGGTTTCTCGGACAACGGCTTCAAGCAGCGTTTCGGCGTGGGCTGA
- the asnB gene encoding asparagine synthase B produces MCSIFGIFGLQPGDDLQALRRQALDCSQRQRHRGPDWSGVYADDGAILVHERLAIVDPAGGSQPLLSEDGQLALAVNGEIYNHRELKKQLARPYAFQTASDCEVINALYREEQPATLLNRLNGIFAFALWDKAAGRALIARDPMGVCPLYWGHDQQGRLRVASEMKSLADSCADVAQFPPGHYYDSASGELVQYYRKPWRDYDAVQGVEVSKQELREAFERAVHRQLMTDVPYGVLLSGGLDSSLVAAVAARFARKRIEDNDEAEAWWPRLHSFAIGLKGSPDLAAAAIAAESLGTVHHGFEYTFEEGLDALPEVIRHIETYDVTTIRASTPMFLLARRIKAMGVKMVLSGEGSDEIFGGYLYFHKAPNAREFHEELIRKLDALYNYDCLRANKSMMAWGVEPRVPFLDVEFMDVAMRMDAQYKMIDKTNPGAVRMEKGVLRAAFEGYLPESILWRQKEQFSDGVGYGWIDGLKAHAEAQVSDRELAAADKRFPVNPPQTKEGYYYRTLFERAFPTPAAAETVPGGKSIACSSPAAIAWDASFATMADPSGRAVAGVHEQALAS; encoded by the coding sequence ATGTGTTCGATCTTCGGCATCTTCGGCCTGCAACCGGGCGACGACCTGCAGGCGCTGCGCCGGCAGGCGCTGGACTGCTCGCAGCGGCAGCGCCATCGCGGCCCGGACTGGAGCGGCGTGTATGCCGACGACGGCGCGATCCTGGTGCATGAGCGCCTGGCCATCGTCGATCCGGCCGGCGGCTCGCAGCCGCTGCTGTCGGAAGACGGCCAGCTGGCGCTGGCGGTCAACGGCGAGATCTACAACCACCGCGAGCTGAAGAAGCAGCTGGCCCGGCCCTACGCGTTCCAGACCGCGTCGGACTGCGAGGTGATCAATGCGCTGTATCGCGAGGAGCAACCGGCCACGCTGCTCAACCGGCTCAACGGCATCTTCGCCTTCGCGCTGTGGGACAAGGCGGCCGGGCGCGCGCTGATCGCGCGCGATCCGATGGGCGTGTGCCCGCTGTACTGGGGCCACGACCAGCAGGGCCGGCTGCGCGTGGCCTCGGAGATGAAGTCGCTGGCCGACAGCTGCGCCGACGTCGCCCAGTTTCCGCCCGGCCACTACTACGACAGCGCCAGCGGCGAACTGGTGCAGTACTACCGCAAGCCGTGGCGCGACTACGATGCGGTGCAGGGCGTGGAGGTGAGCAAGCAGGAGCTGCGCGAGGCCTTCGAGCGCGCGGTGCACCGCCAGCTGATGACCGACGTGCCGTACGGCGTGCTGCTGTCCGGCGGGCTGGATTCGTCGCTGGTCGCGGCGGTGGCGGCGCGCTTCGCGCGCAAGCGCATCGAGGACAACGACGAGGCCGAGGCCTGGTGGCCGCGCCTGCATTCGTTCGCGATCGGCCTGAAGGGTTCGCCGGACCTGGCCGCCGCGGCGATCGCCGCCGAATCGCTGGGCACCGTGCACCACGGCTTCGAATACACCTTCGAGGAAGGCCTGGACGCGCTGCCGGAAGTGATCCGGCACATCGAGACCTACGACGTCACCACCATCCGCGCGTCCACGCCGATGTTCCTGCTGGCGCGGCGGATCAAGGCGATGGGAGTGAAGATGGTGCTGTCCGGCGAGGGCAGCGACGAGATCTTCGGCGGCTACCTGTACTTCCACAAGGCGCCGAACGCGCGCGAGTTCCACGAGGAGCTGATCCGCAAGCTCGACGCGCTGTACAACTACGACTGCCTGCGCGCCAACAAGTCGATGATGGCCTGGGGCGTGGAGCCGCGCGTGCCGTTCCTGGACGTGGAGTTCATGGACGTGGCGATGCGCATGGACGCGCAGTACAAGATGATCGACAAGACCAACCCCGGCGCGGTGCGCATGGAAAAAGGCGTGCTGCGCGCGGCGTTCGAAGGCTACCTGCCCGAGTCGATCCTGTGGCGGCAGAAGGAGCAGTTCAGCGACGGCGTCGGCTACGGCTGGATCGACGGGCTCAAGGCGCATGCCGAGGCGCAGGTCAGCGATCGCGAACTGGCCGCGGCCGACAAGCGCTTCCCGGTCAACCCGCCGCAGACCAAGGAAGGCTATTACTACCGCACGCTGTTCGAGCGCGCGTTCCCCACGCCTGCGGCGGCCGAGACCGTGCCCGGCGGCAAGTCGATCGCCTGTTCCTCGCCGGCGGCGATCGCCTGGGATGCGAGTTTCGCGACGATGGCCGATCCGTCCGGGCGCGCGGTGGCCGGGGTGCACGAGCAGGCCCTGGCCTCGTGA
- a CDS encoding GGDEF domain-containing protein — protein MEPDGLSPADHDHAAPGAHGDETYQNHIRRMLGSSIMTIQLLTLVAWPASVLCNPHLQGPLDARYALVFVALLISSANMSLAKRFWQWRQSGFLFVIALTTAFRVELHAMGENGLFWVLPVAITICLGVSLLFSLSRDYLLAMACTWAIMFSGQPRLVPVAGDLPLLAILLAVVALLGVALNRMFVGAMRTAYTLKEDYRRLAETDALTGIANRRALMTQLRAATARGHDTLHFAMLDIDDFKQVNDTHGHHVGDAVLLALAAELVGLGVRCKIGRLGGEEFGVLFENMSDAQVGASLQRLLDRVRSLRVEGVEFAFSAGAARLGAGGDVADLLKRADQALYTAKREGKGRIHIGIGNAADDA, from the coding sequence ATGGAGCCGGATGGCCTGTCTCCTGCCGACCACGACCACGCCGCACCAGGCGCGCACGGCGACGAGACGTACCAGAACCACATCCGCCGCATGCTCGGCAGTTCCATCATGACCATCCAGCTGCTGACGCTGGTGGCCTGGCCGGCGTCGGTGCTGTGCAACCCGCACCTGCAAGGACCGCTGGACGCCCGCTACGCGCTGGTGTTCGTCGCCCTGCTCATCAGCTCGGCGAACATGAGCCTGGCCAAGCGGTTCTGGCAGTGGCGGCAGAGCGGCTTCCTGTTCGTGATCGCGCTGACCACCGCGTTCCGGGTCGAACTCCACGCCATGGGCGAAAACGGGCTGTTCTGGGTGCTGCCGGTGGCGATCACCATCTGCCTGGGCGTCAGCCTGCTGTTCTCGCTGTCGCGCGACTACCTGCTGGCCATGGCCTGCACCTGGGCGATCATGTTCAGCGGACAGCCGCGACTGGTGCCGGTGGCCGGCGATCTTCCGCTGCTGGCGATCCTGCTGGCGGTGGTGGCGCTGCTCGGTGTCGCCCTCAACCGCATGTTCGTGGGCGCCATGCGCACCGCCTACACGCTGAAGGAAGACTACCGGCGCCTGGCCGAGACCGACGCGTTGACCGGTATCGCCAACCGCCGCGCGCTGATGACGCAGCTGCGAGCGGCGACCGCGCGCGGGCACGACACGCTGCATTTCGCGATGCTGGACATCGACGACTTCAAGCAGGTCAACGACACCCATGGCCACCACGTCGGCGACGCGGTGCTGCTGGCGCTTGCCGCCGAACTGGTCGGGCTCGGCGTGCGCTGCAAGATCGGCCGGCTCGGTGGCGAGGAATTCGGCGTGCTGTTCGAGAACATGAGCGACGCGCAGGTCGGCGCGTCGCTGCAACGGTTGCTCGACCGGGTCCGCAGCCTGCGCGTGGAAGGCGTGGAATTCGCGTTCAGCGCCGGCGCCGCGCGGCTGGGCGCCGGCGGCGACGTGGCGGACCTGCTCAAGCGCGCCGACCAGGCGCTGTACACGGCCAAGCGCGAAGGCAAGGGCCGCATCCACATCGGTATCGGCAACGCTGCCGACGACGCCTGA